DNA from Mycobacterium sp. SMC-8:
CACGCTCCCCACCATGTCTTCAAGGAGTGGGCCGACCGCTATTCCGGTGTGTTCGACATGGGCTACGAGCGCTACCGCGAGATCGTGCTGGAGAACCAGAAGCGGCTCGGCATCGTCCCGGCGGACACCGAACTCTCGCCGATGAATCCGTACTCAGATGTCAAGGGCCCCAACGGAGAACCCTGGCCGGTCCAGGACACCGTGCGTCCCTGGGACTCGTTGAGCGCCGATGAGAAGCGATTGTTCGAGCGGATGGCCGAGGTGTTCGCCGGCTTCTTGTCCTACACCGACGCCCAGATCGGGCGGATCCTGGACTATCTGGAGGAGTCCGGCCAGTTGGACAACACCATCATCGTGGTGATCTCGGACAACGGCGCCAGCGGTGAGGGCGGGCCCAACGGGTCGGTCAACGAGGTCAAGTTCTTCAACGGCTACATCGACTCGGTGGCGGAGAGCCTGAAGGCCTATGACGAACTCGGCGGCACCGCGACGTACAACCACTACCCGACTGGGTGGGCCATGGCGTTCAACACGCCGTACAAGCTGTTCAAGCGCTACGCCTCACATGAGGGCGGCATCGCCGACCCGGCGATCATCTCCTGGCCCAATGGTATTGCCGCGCACGGCGAGGTGCGGGACAACTACGTCAACGTCTGCGACATCACCCCGACCGTGTACGACCTTCTCGACATCACCGCACCGGCCACGGTGCGGGGAGTCGCACAGAAGCCCCTCGACGGTGTCAGTTTCAAAGTGGCGCTGGATAACCCGACCGCACCCACCGGCAAGGAGACGCAGTTCTACACCATGCTCGGCACGCGAGGCATCTGGCACCGGGGCTGGTTCGCCAACACCATTCACGCGGCCTCGCCCGCCGGCTGGTCGCACTTCGACGACGACCGCTGGGAGCTGTTCCACATCGAGGCCGACCGCAGCCAGTGCCGCGACCTCGCCGCCGAACATCCGGAACGACTCGAAGAACTCAAGGCGTTGTGGTTCGCCGAGGCTCAGAAGTACAACGGACTGCCGTTGGGCGACCTGAATCTCCTGGAGACCATGTCACGGTGGCGTCCCTACCTCGCCGGCGAGCGGAACGCCTACGTGTACTACCCCGGCACCGCCGACGTCGGCATGGGCGCCGTGGTAGAACTTCGCGGCCGCTCGTTCGCGGTGCTCGCCGAGGTCACCATCGGTCCGGACGGTGCCGACGGCGTGGTGGTCAAACACGGTGCGGCACACGGGGGTTACGTCATGTATCTGCAGGGCGGCCGGTTGCACTTCTGCTACAACTTCCTCGGCGAGTACGAGCAGACCGTCGCGGCGGCCGATCCGGTGCCCCCTGGTGCGCACACCCTCGGGTTCACCTTCACCCGCACCGGCACCGCCGAGGGCAGCCACACTCCGATCGGCGACGCGGCACTGTTCGTCGACACCACGCAGGTCGCGGCGTTGGCCGAGATGCGGGTCCACCCCGGGACTTTCGGGCTCGCCGGGGCCTCGCTGAGCGTCGGGCGCAACACCGGATCGCCGGTATCGGCGGCCTACCGTCCGCCCAACCCGTTCACCGGCGGGACGATCTCGCGGGTCAACGTGGACGTGTCGGGCGCCCCGTACACCGACCTCGAACGGGACTTCGCCCGCGCCTTCGCCAAGGACTAGCCGGGCCCTGCCGACCGATCTCGTCGACCTCGACGGCGGCTGCTCGCTGGCCGGCACCTGGCACGGCCGGTTCCCGTACCGCAGCGACGGCGCGGCCACGTCATGCAGCCCCGGTGCCGGCCCTTCGCGCGCGCAAGTCTCAGGACAGCGCGGCCACGCACATCGGCTTGCGATGCGTGGTGGTACGCCGGCCGAGTCGGCGGCGCAGCTGCGCCCGGCTCCGGTGCATCCTCGACATCACCGTTCCCTCGGGCACCCCCATCAGCTCGGCGACCTCGCGGCACGACATGCCCTCGACCGCGGTGTAGTAGAGGGTCAGCCGCATCGGTTCCGACAGCTCGGCCATGGCCGCGACCAGGCCGGGTTCGGCGACGTCACGCAGCGCGAGCTGCTCGGCGGAGGTGCTCTGTCCGGCGTCGTCGTCGAACTCCCCGGTCAACGCCTCGGCGGGCCGGCACTGGGCGGCCCGGTACTTCGCGATCCAGGTGTTGCGCAGGATGCACAGCAGCCAGGCCTTCAGGTAGGGGTCCGGTCCCAGCGTGTGGAACGCGCGATAGGCCTTGAGCAGGGTCTCCTGCACCAGGTCCTCGGCGTCGGCGGTGTTGCCGGTGTAGGCGTGCGCACGCCGGTGCAGCATCGGGACCAGAGTCAGCACCCCGCGCTCGAACTCGGTACCGGACGGGTGCTGCAGTCGTTGTGCCGCTTCGGATCTGGCGGTCGGTGTGGTCGTCACGACAATGATGCTGCGCCGGACCGGCGGGCGTTGCTTGAAGGCTGTGTGGAGAATACGTGGAGAGTTCGTGCCGGTCACCGTGTCGGTCCGTTCCGCGGGGATTTGGAGCATTCCCCGAGCTCACCTAGTATGTAACGGTTGCCTAGGGCAGACCTCGGTTGTCTCCGTGCGGAGAGAGCCCCGCGTGCTCTTGGGGAACAAAGACCGCGCACGTCAGGGTCGGTAATCCTGCGTGCACACAGTAACCAGGTCGAGGAGATCTAGTGATTCAGCAAGAATCGCGGCTCAAGGTCGCCGACAACACGGGCGCCAAGGAGATCTTGTGCATCCGCGTGCTCGGCGGCTCGTCGCGGCGCTATGCCGGCATCGGTGATGTCATCGTGGCGACCGTCAAGGACGCCATCCCCGGTGGCAACGTCAAGCGCGGCGACGTCGTCAAAGCGGTCGTGGTGCGCACGGTCAAGGAGCGCCGCCGCGCCGACGGCAGCTACATCAAGTTCGACGAGAACGCCGCCGTCATCATCAAGAACGACAACGACCCCCGCGGCACCCGCATCTTCGGGCCGGTCGGTCGCGAACTGCGCGAGAAGCGCTTCATGAAGATCGTCTCGCTCGCCCCGGAGGTGTTGTAGATGAAGGTCCGTAAGGGCGACACCGTGCTCGTCATCTCGGGCAAGGACAAGGGCGCCAAGGGCAAGGTCCTGGTGGCCTACCCCGACCGCAACAAGGTTCTGGTCGAGGGCGTGAACCGGATCAAGAAGCACACCCCCGAGTCGCGCACCGAGCGTGGCGCGTCCTCGGGCGGCATCGTCACGCAGGAGGCGCCGATCTCGGTGTCCAATGTGATGCTGCTCGATTCCGACGGCAAGCCGACGCGCGTCGGGTTCCGCAAGGACGACGAGACCGGCAAAAAGGTCCGCATCGCCAAGTCCAACGGCAAGGACATCTGATGACCACCACTGAAAAGACACATTCGACGGAGTCGAATCAACGGCCGCAGCCGCGCCTGAAGCAGCGCTACCGCGAAGAGATCCGCGACGCCCTGCAGAAGGAATTCGGCTACGCCAACGTGATGCAGATCCCGGGCGTCACCAAGGTCGTCGTCAACATGGGCGTCGGTGACGCCGCCCGCGACGCCAAGCTGATCAACGGTGCGGTCAACGACCTCACGCTGATCACCGGTCAGAAGCCGGAGATCCGCCGGGCCCGCAAGTCCATCGCCCAGTTCAAGCTGCGCGAGGGCATGCCGATCGGTGCGCGCGTCACGCTGCGCGGCGACCGGATGTGGGAGTTCCTGGACCGCCTGATCTCGATCTCGCTGCCGCGTATCCGCGACTTCCGCGGCCTCTCGCCCAAGCAGTTCGACGGCACCGGCAACTACACCTTCGGGCTCAACGAGCAGTCGGTGTTCCACGAGATCGACGTGGACAGCATCGACCGCCCGCGTGGCATGGACATCACCGTCGTCACCTCGGCGACGAACGACGACGAGGGGCGTGCGCTGCTGCGGGCGCTCGGCTTCCCGTTCAAGGAGAACTGAGCACATGGCAAAGAAGGCTCTGGTCATCAAGGCCAACAAGAAGCCCAAGTTCAAGGTGCGGGCCTACACCCGCTGCAACCGTTGCGGTCGTCCGCACTCGGTGTTCCGCAAGTTCGGCCTCTGCCGCATCTGCCTGCGCGAGATGGCGCACGCGGGTGAGCTGCCCGGCGTGCAGAAGTCCAGCTGGTAAGCCAGCCAACCACTACAAGACAGTTGCGGTAGGCCCCGACCGGGAACCGCCGCGAGAAAGGTGAACCGGCTGTCATGACCATGACGGATCCGATCGCAGACTTCTTGACGCGTCTGCGCAACGCCAATTCGGCGTATCACGACGAAGTGACCCTGCCGCACAGCAAGATCAAGGCGAACATCGCCGAGATCCTGAAGTCCGAGGGCTACATCAGTGACTACCGCACCGAGGACGCCCGGGTGGGCAAGTCCCTGGTGGTGCAACTGAAGTACGGCCCGAGCCGCGAACGCAGCATCGCGGGCCTGCGCCGGGTGTCCAAGCCGGGTCTGCGGGTGTACGCGAAGTCCACCAACCTGCCGCGCGTGCTCGGCGGGCTCGGTGTGGCGATCATTTCCACGTCGTCCGGTCTGAGGACCGACCGCCAGGCCGCCCGCGAGGGCGTCGGCGGCGAAGTCCTCGCCTACGTGTGGTGAGGGAGGGCTAGATACATGTCTCGCATTGGAAAGCAGCCGGTCCCGGTTCCCACCGGGGTCGATGTGACGATCGACGGACAGAATGTGTCCGTCAAGGGCCCCAAGGGCACGCTGACCCTCGACGTCGCCGAGCCGATCGCGGTCTCCCGTGACGAGGGCGGCGCGATCGTGGTCACCCGCCCCAACGACGAGCGGCGCAACCGTTCGTTGCACGGCCTGTCCCGCACGCTGATCGCCAACCTGGTGACCGGTGTGACGCAGGGCTACACCACCAGGATGGAGATCTTCGGCGTCGGCTACCGCGTGGTGGCCAAGGGCAGCGACCTCGAGTTCGCCCTGGGCTACAGCCACCCGGTGCTGATCACCGCTCCCGAGGGCGTCACCTTCACGGTGGAGACGCCGACGAAGTTCTCGATCTCCGGTATCGACAAGCAGAAGGTCGGCCAGATCGCGGCGAACATCCGCCGCCTGCGTAAGAGCGATCCCTACAAGGGCAAGGGGATCCGCTACGAGGGCGAGCAGATCCGTCGCAAGGTCGGAAAGACGGGTAAGTAGTAGATGGCTACCAACACCAAAGCCAAAGAGGCCGCCGGCCACACGCCGGTCGGCAAGAGCATCTCCGAGACGCGGCGCACGTCGCGGCTGCGCCGGCATGCGCGTCTACGCAAGAAGGTCTCCGGCACCGCCGAGCGTCCGCGCCTGGTGGTCAACCGGTCCTCGCGGCACATCCACGTGCAGCTGGTCGACGATCTTGCGGGCGTCACGCTGGCCGCGGCGTCCTCGATCGA
Protein-coding regions in this window:
- the rplR gene encoding 50S ribosomal protein L18, whose product is MATNTKAKEAAGHTPVGKSISETRRTSRLRRHARLRKKVSGTAERPRLVVNRSSRHIHVQLVDDLAGVTLAAASSIEADVRATEGDKKAASTRVGQLIAERAKAAGIDEVVFDRGGYTYGGRIAALADAAREGGLKF
- the rpsH gene encoding 30S ribosomal protein S8, which gives rise to MTMTDPIADFLTRLRNANSAYHDEVTLPHSKIKANIAEILKSEGYISDYRTEDARVGKSLVVQLKYGPSRERSIAGLRRVSKPGLRVYAKSTNLPRVLGGLGVAIISTSSGLRTDRQAAREGVGGEVLAYVW
- the rplE gene encoding 50S ribosomal protein L5, with product MTTTEKTHSTESNQRPQPRLKQRYREEIRDALQKEFGYANVMQIPGVTKVVVNMGVGDAARDAKLINGAVNDLTLITGQKPEIRRARKSIAQFKLREGMPIGARVTLRGDRMWEFLDRLISISLPRIRDFRGLSPKQFDGTGNYTFGLNEQSVFHEIDVDSIDRPRGMDITVVTSATNDDEGRALLRALGFPFKEN
- a CDS encoding RNA polymerase sigma factor, with the protein product MTTTPTARSEAAQRLQHPSGTEFERGVLTLVPMLHRRAHAYTGNTADAEDLVQETLLKAYRAFHTLGPDPYLKAWLLCILRNTWIAKYRAAQCRPAEALTGEFDDDAGQSTSAEQLALRDVAEPGLVAAMAELSEPMRLTLYYTAVEGMSCREVAELMGVPEGTVMSRMHRSRAQLRRRLGRRTTTHRKPMCVAALS
- a CDS encoding type Z 30S ribosomal protein S14, encoding MAKKALVIKANKKPKFKVRAYTRCNRCGRPHSVFRKFGLCRICLREMAHAGELPGVQKSSW
- the rplN gene encoding 50S ribosomal protein L14 — translated: MIQQESRLKVADNTGAKEILCIRVLGGSSRRYAGIGDVIVATVKDAIPGGNVKRGDVVKAVVVRTVKERRRADGSYIKFDENAAVIIKNDNDPRGTRIFGPVGRELREKRFMKIVSLAPEVL
- the rplX gene encoding 50S ribosomal protein L24, which codes for MKVRKGDTVLVISGKDKGAKGKVLVAYPDRNKVLVEGVNRIKKHTPESRTERGASSGGIVTQEAPISVSNVMLLDSDGKPTRVGFRKDDETGKKVRIAKSNGKDI
- a CDS encoding arylsulfatase; this encodes MTSEFKGRIEVDIRDSEPDWGPFAAPTAQPDAPNVLYLVWDDIGIATWDCFGGLVKMPTMSRIAERGVRLSQFHTAALCSPTRASLLTGRNPTTVGMATIEEFTDGFPNCNGRIPFDTALLSEVLAENGYNTYCIGKWHLTPLEESNLAATKRHWPLSRGFERFYGFMGGETDQWYPDLMYDNHPVAPPATPEEGYHLSADLADRTIEFIRDSKVIAPDKPWFSYVCPGAGHAPHHVFKEWADRYSGVFDMGYERYREIVLENQKRLGIVPADTELSPMNPYSDVKGPNGEPWPVQDTVRPWDSLSADEKRLFERMAEVFAGFLSYTDAQIGRILDYLEESGQLDNTIIVVISDNGASGEGGPNGSVNEVKFFNGYIDSVAESLKAYDELGGTATYNHYPTGWAMAFNTPYKLFKRYASHEGGIADPAIISWPNGIAAHGEVRDNYVNVCDITPTVYDLLDITAPATVRGVAQKPLDGVSFKVALDNPTAPTGKETQFYTMLGTRGIWHRGWFANTIHAASPAGWSHFDDDRWELFHIEADRSQCRDLAAEHPERLEELKALWFAEAQKYNGLPLGDLNLLETMSRWRPYLAGERNAYVYYPGTADVGMGAVVELRGRSFAVLAEVTIGPDGADGVVVKHGAAHGGYVMYLQGGRLHFCYNFLGEYEQTVAAADPVPPGAHTLGFTFTRTGTAEGSHTPIGDAALFVDTTQVAALAEMRVHPGTFGLAGASLSVGRNTGSPVSAAYRPPNPFTGGTISRVNVDVSGAPYTDLERDFARAFAKD
- the rplF gene encoding 50S ribosomal protein L6; protein product: MSRIGKQPVPVPTGVDVTIDGQNVSVKGPKGTLTLDVAEPIAVSRDEGGAIVVTRPNDERRNRSLHGLSRTLIANLVTGVTQGYTTRMEIFGVGYRVVAKGSDLEFALGYSHPVLITAPEGVTFTVETPTKFSISGIDKQKVGQIAANIRRLRKSDPYKGKGIRYEGEQIRRKVGKTGK